The genomic segment ATAAACGGTGCAAATACTAAGCTGACTGACCCAATCATTTTTCCGATTTGAAAAATAATTCCGTTGAAAGCCATATAAGCCCCGCGCTTGTTGTCATCCACAATAGTTGCAAGAATCGTTTGGCGTGTTGGCACATAGAGTAATTCGCCAATCGAAAGGACAGCCGTCGCAATCAACAAAACAATAAGACTATTTGCAAACGCACATACTGCAAATCCAATCGCAAACAACGAAAAGCCCACATACATAATCGGTTGTTGCGCTCGTTTTGTTACCCACCTTGCAATTGGTACTGTAAAGAGAACAATGAATAGCGTATTAACAGCAGTCAAAACACTCACAATTTGGACGCCATTGAGATTAACCTCGCCAAGTGGTCCAAAATTCACTAGAAAATGTTGAAAATCTTCCGCGAGTCGCACAGAAATATAATTACCACGTTGGTACTCAATCGACATAACAGCAATTCCACCAATAGTATATAGAAGAAAACGATAATCATGCAAAACTTGCCCATAGCTTTTGAACATCTCAAGCAAACCGTAAGAACCTTTTTCAGGGACTACTTTTAGTTCCAATGTTTCTGAAATTAAAATTATCGTTAGCCAAGCGGTGACAAACGACATAATTAGAAGCGCAACAAGGAGCGGAAATAGATAATCTACAAAAAACCATCCACCAACCATAATCCCAATCAGCATGGATAAATTATTCGCCCAATAACTAATCGAGTACATAAATGCGCGATTTTCCGGCGTGCTTACATCAATCAACATTGCCTCACCAGCAGGATTTACTAACCCTTGCGCCACACCGATAATAAGCAACATCGCAAAAGTAATCCAGGGAGAATGAAAAAATGGAGAATTACAAAGAACCATCCCAAGAAAAGCAAAAACTTTCAACACTTCGCCTGTTATCATCAATTTCCTGCGCCCAATAACATCTGCCAAATGCCCGCCGTATATTCCAGCAACAAATTGCACAAAAACATTAATCAGCAAAAGAACCCCAGCCACACTACTATTTATTTCCATCGTAAAATAAATGGCCAAAAACGGGAAAATCATTGAGCCAATTATTTTACTCAAAAACTGAATTAAAATCCGTGCGCGAATATTTGGATGTAGTTCCCTAAACATACTATCTCCTCCAGTTGGTTTTTTCTGACTACTCTGTTAGTATAAAAGGGAACAAAAAATATAAAAAGGGTATTTATCATATTATTATGTCCCCTTTTAACTTGGAGGCTCTCATGGATAAGGATTATTTCATTATGCGCGCTTATCTTTATAATGTAACTCCGGATTTACAAACAGCTTTTAAATTAAGTAATTTAGCTAATATTTGGTTTTGTACATCTAAAAACGCCAAACGAAAACTACAACAATATCAATCAAAAAATATTCTTCACTATGCTCCTGGATTAGGTCGTGGAAATCTCTCCAAAGTCACATTTCCAAAACCACTAGAAGAAGAAGTACTTAATGCTTTGAAAAAAAGTCTTGCTGAAGAATCATTTAGTGATATTTTATTTTTATCGCAACTACCGATTCCTAAAAGCTGGTTCGCAAGTATCTCTAATGAAATTCAACAATTGTTCGGTTTACAAATAACGGAAAACCAACAAGAAATTTTACGTTCCATCATTCGGCGAAAATTAACGACCCTTGACCCACTTCAAACATCTGTCTCCCTAGAAGCTTTTCTACTAACGCAAATTGGCGATACACTTGTTAAATATGATAAAAGTACCGACAAAGTAATTGCTCATATTGCTCATCACTGGAAAACTTCCGCTGACTACCGAGAATGGACATTTTATTTACGCAAAAGTGTTTTGTTCCATCACGGGCGAACACTCGATAGCGCGGATGTGAAATTCACCTTACTTCGTGCCAAACAACCTCAATCTGTCTCTTTTTGGCAAATGCAAGATATTCAAACAATTGATTGTACAAACAAATTCACACTTACCATTCGACTAAAAAAACCCGATCCATTTTTCATTCGCTATCTCTGTTCATCAAATATGGCTATCTTGCCACGCGATGAAACTTTCGATGAATATAAATGGATTTCGACCGGGCCATTCCGAATGGCAGAAAGAAGCGATGAACGTTTGATTTTAGAGGCTTTTGATGGATACTTTTTAACACGGCCACTACTTGACCGAGTAGAGTTTTGGACCGTAGAAAATAGTCAGGCGATTCAAACCACGCCAATTCAGTTCACTTCTGTTGATTATGAGGAAAATCCGGCCTATGTCGAGCATCGTAAAATCGGTGTTGGGGTTAATTTTCTTTGTTTTAACGGTCACCGCAATGGAGTCGCACAACACAAAGCTTTTCGTGAAGCCATCTACCATTTACTTGACTGCCAAAAAGCGCGTGATGAGTTATTCGAAAACTACGGCACAGTTGCTTCCAATTACTATCCCGAAAAGTCAATTATTCCTGAAAAACATCCTGAAAAAATTCCCGCTTTATTGAAAAAAGCAAACTATCAAGGAGAAAAAGTGATTTTTGGAACGACGCAGCATCCACTTGCTTTACAAGCTACAAAATGGATTTGCAACATGGCGGCAAAATTTGAAATTCATTTAGTGCCAAAGATAATTACTCATAAAGAAGCTTCTTATTCAACGATGCCAGAAGATGAAACCGATATGATGATGATGGGCGAAATCCCTTCATCTGACGGAGAAGTAGCTTATTTAGATTTTTTGAACAACCCATTTCTTTTACCTCAACACTTGTTAACTGCTGAAACGCTTGCTGAAATTACTACTCGTTTAGAAAAAATGAAATTAGAAAAAGACGCCGTTAAAAGAGACGCCTTACGCACTAATATTGATAGATGGTTAACAGAAAACTATCATTTAATTTATTTACATCATCCTGAACGAAGCCAGTCACTCCATTCGATGATAAAAGGAATTTCCGAAAATCCTTATGGCTATTTTGATTTAAGTAAAGTTTGGATAGAAACTAAACCGTCTATAACATCATAATTAAACTATAAATAATTCCATAAAGATAGAGACCTACATAAAGCAAGGCGAAGAGGAAGAAACAAAGCCGCCAGTATCCACGGATAATTTTCTTAAATTGAATCTCGCCTTCTTTTTTTGCCGCAATAAGCACAATGACAATCCCAAGTGTAAATAAAAATAACAGTATATAAAGTAAGAACGAATGTTCAAATAATACAATCATAAAGAAGTGAACAGCAATAATAAGAAAAAGTGTCGACATGTCTGCTGCAAACATTATTCTACGCTGGCTTTTCCGCATCCAAAGCCCCGAAATAAACATGGATAAAATAAATACTATTACAGGTAAAATAATTATAATTGCTGTTGAGTTAGTTAACCAATCAAACATTGCTTTCTCCTTCCAACCCTTTAATAATATGATATAACGTACGAAGCGTCGGAAGTGTCTTTCCTTCTCGTTCAGCTTTTTCTAAAATCGGAAGTACAATTCCATCAATTTCCGTTTTGCGCCCATGTTTTTTATCAAGTGCCATCGAAGAAAAATTGTTGGCAGTTACCCGGCAAATTTCTCTCACTTTCAAAGCCCCATTTTGAACTGGGAGAACTGTTTCCATTTCTTCCACAAGTAAATCAAGCAATTTATGCCATTCCGGATTCTTTAGAAGTTCTCCGTTTCGCACACCTAGAACTGCCGTTAACGGATTAATTACTGCATTGATAAATAATTTTTCTTGGATAATTTCTAGATAATTCACATGCTGTTCTACCGGGAAGTCCGGCACTGAATTTAACCAGTTTTCTAAAGAACCATCTAATTCGCCCTGATAAACGCTATATTTCGTTCGCCCGTGACCGCGCCAAACAACGGTCGTATCATTTTCTCGACCTGCCCCGTGTTCGCTGATGCCCACTAAAATGGTCCGCTTTTCGCCAAGTAGCGGTAAATTTTCTAAATGTCCGGCACCGTTTTGAATGAAAAGCATTGGTGTTTCGATCGGAACTGCTTGTAATAAAGGTAAAATCTCAAGTAACGAATACTGCTTCACCGCGACAATAAGCAACTGTTGTTTACTCAAAGCGGCTGTATCTGTCACTACTACAGCGTTAATATGTATAGTTTTTGTTGTTCCATTATCTATTAGTGAAATGCCTTTTTGTTTTAAAGCATTTGCTTGTTCTTCTCTTCGTGTAAAAAGGGTGAGATCGGCTTTTTCAGCAAGGTTAGCTGCATAAAGAAGCCCCATTGCACCCGCGCCAATAATACCAATTTTTATTTGGTTTCCCATTTCGTTCAGCTCCATATAGGTTAATGGTTTTATTTTAGCAGAAGTCGCATCAGTTTGCACTTTTAGACAAACAAAAACCTCGAAAGACCCATGGCGTCTTTCGAGGTTCGTCTTCAACAAGTGAAACGTCACCTGCTTTTAACAATATTAGCTGTTTGCTACATCTTTACCATCATATTGTCCACATTCAGGACATACGTGGTGGGAAAGTCTGTATTCGCCGCAATTCGAGCATTCGTTCATGCCCGGAAGTTGAAGTTTAACGTGTGTACGACGCTTACGCTTTTTGGCTTTTGAAGTTCTTCTAAAAGGTACTGCCATTTCCTTACACCTCCTTGACGATATCTAAGTACTTGTATCGTTAATCTAAGAAAAATTAATTTCTTAATATATTCCAGCTTCACGGGGAATTTAGTCTTCTTTTTTCTCATCGAAAAAATTAGCTAATCCCGCAAGACGAGGATCCACTTTTGGTTCTTTTGCGATTTTGTCTAGTAGATCAGCTTCTTCTGTTTTCATTTCCCATTCAGTTCCACGTGGAAGCTTGTCGATAACGAGCGCTTCTTCACTGAAAACTTGCATTGGAATTTCTACTAGTAAGAGTTCTTCTACCACCGGGGTTAAATCGACCATATCTTGTTCCATCACATGCCAAGATTCATCTAAAACTTGTTCTTTGGATTTCACAAAAGTTTCCGTCGCATGCACTTCATAAGGATAAACAACATCCTCAAGTGTACGGGCACATGGAAGCGTCCACTCACCTTTCATTGTAAGGTTAGCAACAACTTCTTCTGGGTGTACAATTAATTCCCCAGTTACTTCTACGGGGCTTGCATCACGAACGTCTATATTGTTCTCTTGAAAGAACTTTTTTAGATCAGCTTTTTCATTAATCGTGAAGTTGCTGTCACGATATTTTTTCAATTGACTGATAGACCATTTCATCCTACATCACTCCAAGCGCAACACAAAATATTATAGCTTTTTTAAAGGCTTTTGTCAATGGTTTTTCAGGGGATCAAAACACGGCTTGTTTTTTATGCTAAAATAGATTATCTAAGGAGGGAAACGAAATGAAAGCAACTGGAATTGTAGTAGAATACAACCCATTTCATAATGGGCATCAACTTCATTTAAACAAGGCACGCGAACTAACAAATCCTGATGTGGTTATTGCTGTTATGAGTGGTTCTTTTGTTCAGCGCGGCGAACCCGCTATCCTTCCTAAATGGGAACGAACCAAGATGGCGCTTGCTGCTGGTGTAGACATAGTTGTCGAACTACCTGTTGCCTTTTCGACCCAACACGCCACTATTTTCGCTGAAGAGTCAGTTCGAATTCTCGATGCACTCCATATAAATAGCTTATTTTTTGGAAGCGAGCACGGCTATGCTAATGATTTTTCCGAAGCTGCAAATAAGGCGGCTAATAATGAAGCAACTTTTAATCAAATGATAAAACATTCTTTGGAAAACAAAAAGATTTCTTATGCCAATGCTTATACACTCGCACTTGAAACATTACTTGGCGAAAAAAAACTGGACGTCACAAAACCAAATAACATTCTTGGGTTCCATTACGCCCTCGCTGTACAAAAGCAAAACCCAACTATTAAACTCCAATCCATTGCCCGAGAGCATGCTCAGTATCACGATGAACAAGCTACCCATACTTCCATTGCAAGTGCGACGGCTATCCGAAAAATGATGCTAGCTGGTGAATCCGAACAAGCAATGCGCTATTTACCAATAAGTTCACAGGAAATTTTACGAGCGTATACTGGCCCATTTTTATCGTGGGATAATTACTGGCCTTTCTTAAAGTTCCGGCTATTACAAGCAACTTCAGAGGAATTGAAATCAATTCGCGGAGTTAGTGAAGGCATTCAAAATCGGATGCAACTTGCTGCGACCACAGCGGAAAACTTCTTTGAATTTATAGAACAGACGAAAACAAAACGTTATAGCAATGCAAGACTACAGCGAACAGCATTGCAAATTTTGCTAAATGCGAAGGACACAAAAAGCAAGCCGTACATCCGGATTCTTGGTATGAGTAAGCTAGGGCAACGATATTTAGCACTTCATAAGAAGAATATACCTCTGCAAGTAGTTACCACAGCATCCAAAGCAAGCCCCGGGATACTGACAGAAGACTTAAAGGCAACAACGATTTACACACTCGCAAAAGGACTAGAATCATATCAAAAAGGGGACTTCCAAATCCCGCCAATTATGACTTTGTAAGCTTTTTCAGTTTTTAGTTGACTTTGATGTTCCAACTTTGCTATGATGTCTGTTCGACTCAAAAAACAGGAGGTATGTGTATGGTACAAGAATATATTCGATTAAAAGGAGCACGTGAAAACAATCTCCAAAATATTTCCCTAGATATCCCTAAACGAAAAATCACTATTTTTACTGGCGTGTCTGGATCCGGGAAATCTTCTATTGTATTTGAAACTATTGCTACAGAATCGCAAAGACAGCTGAATGAAACTTACAGTGCTTATCTTCGTAATTTTCTTCCAAAGTATAAACAACCTGACGCTGATTCAATTGAAAACCTCTCCACCTCTGTTATTATTGATCAGAAAAGACTTGGCGGTAATTCCCGCTCAACGCTCGGAACTATCACTGATATTAACTCTATTTTACGATTACTTTTTTCCCGAGTCGGCAAACCGAGCATCGGGACAGCAAATCTATTTTCATTTAATGATCCTGCTGGTATGTGCCCTGATTGTCACGGGGTTGGTCAGAAAGTAACGGTTGATTTAGTCAAATTACTCGACCCAAATAAATCACTAAAAGAAGGCGCCATCCTTTTCCCAACTTTTTCAGTGGACTCATGGTACTGGAATTCCTATGCTTATTCCGGCTTTTTTGATGTGGATAAAAAAATAAAAGATTATACCGAAGAAGAGTATGAACTACTTTTAAATGGTAAAGATATTAAGGTATTCCTAGAAACACCGATGGGCAGCATGAACGCAAGCTATGAAGGATTAATTCCGAAGTTCAATCGGCTTTACATCCAAAAAGAAGGTGATATGTCTGCTTCTACCAAAAAACGCGTTGATAAATTTACACATATTGCGCATTGTGATACTTGTTCTGGAACAAGACTCTCCAAGCAAGCCCTTTCTTGTAAAATAAATGAAGCTAATATTGCGGACTATACCGCGATGCAATTAGACGAACTAAAACAAGCCATTGCTGAAATTAAAGATCCAATTGCCGTTCCGATGATTAAAAGTGTCACCGAACGATTGCAACATTTAATTGATATTGGTTTAGGCTATATGACTCTCGACCGCCAAACTGCTTCCCTTTCTGGTGGAGAATCACAACGCGTCAAAATGATTCGTCACTTAAATAGTAGCTTAACGGACTTACTTTACATTTTTGACGAGCCAAGCATTGGACTTCATCCGCGTGATGTCCACCGGTTAAATGAACTACTAGTGAAATTGCGTGATAAAGGAAATACGATTCTAGTTGTTGAACATGATCCAGATGTCATCAAAATCGCTGACCATATTGTTGATGTTGGTCCACATGCTGGGAAACATGGCGGAGAAATTCAGTTTGTCGGTAGTTATAACGATTTACTTAAATCAGATACGTTAACTGGCAGATTTTTGAACCGTCACTTACCTATTAATGATAAACCACGCTCACCAAAAGGTTTCTTAACTACCGAGAAAAGCAGCCAGTTTAACTTAAAAAATATTCAAGCAAACATTCCGAAAGAAGTACTTACTGTGATAACGGGGGTTGCTGGTTCCGGGAAAAGCACATTGATTAATTCAGTGTTTCTCAAAGAATATCCTGATGCGATTATGATTGATCAATCGGCGGCTCATGCGAATATTCGCTCCAATCCAGCCACCTATACTGGAATTATGGACCCAATCAGAAAAGCATTTGGGAAAGAAAACGATGTTAGCCCGTCTTTATTCAGTTATAACTCCAAAGGCGCTTGCGAAAATTGCAAAGGACTTGGCTTCACTACCATGGATTTAGCTTTCATGGATTCAATTCGCACCCCTTGCGAAGTCTGTCATGGCAAGCGTTTCCAAGAGTCCGTCCTAGCTTATAAACTAGATGGTAAGTCTATCAGTGATGTTTTAGAGTTAACTGTTTCCGAAGCGCTTGATTTCTTTACAGATAAAAAAATCTTGAAGAAAATTAGCGCGATGGAAGAAGTTGGAATTGGCTATGTGACACTTGGTCAGGCACTTAGCACACTTTCTGGCGGAGAGTGCCAACGTCTAAAACTTGCGAATGAACTTCATAAAAAAGGTTCGATTTACATTATGGATGAGCCAACTACTGGGCTGCATATGTCTGATATCGAACACATTTTGACGATTATCAATTCGCTCGTAAGTAAGGGCAACACAGTGATTGTGATTGAGCATAACATTGATATTATTCGAAATGCTGACTGGATTATTGACCTCGGACCAGAAGGCGGAAGTGCAGGTGGGCAAATTATTTTTGAAGGAGCACCAATGGACTTACTTCAAAACAAACAATCTTTAACTGCACAATATTTATAAGAAGCTATATAAAAAGCAACCGTAGCAAACAATTGATTTGCTACGGTTGCTTTTATTTATTGTCATTTCTCTAAAAAATCGACAGCATCTTGGAACGTTTTCACTGGTACAATTTTCATTTTTGAGTCAATATCTTTGGCTGTTTTTACTGCTGTGTCATAATTACTTTCGATAGATGGGTCGCTTTTTTTCATTTCTGCGGTAATTGGATCATTTGGTGCAAAGAAGATTTTCGCACCACTCTTGTCGGCTGCAACTACTTTTTGGTCAATTCCGCCGATTCTTCCAACGGTTCCATCAGGATCAATCGTCCCTGTCCCAGCAATTTTCTTACCATCTGTTAAATCATCTTTTTGGAAACGGCTATAAATTTCTAGGCTAAACATTAAGCCAGCTGATGGTCCGCCAATTTTTTCAGAATCGATTTTCACTTCAGGGACGGCGGTGATTTTTTCGTCATCTACAAGTGTAATCCCAATTCCTGGCGTACCTTTTTTATCAATTGCTGTAAGTTCGATAGTTGCTTCTTCATTTTTATCGCCGTGTTTGTATTTTATTTTAACGGTGTCGCCAACTTTTTTGCTATGAATGTAATCAATGAATTCTTGGCTTGATTTAAAAGCATGACCATCTATTTCAGTAATTAAATCCCCTGCATGTAAAACTTTTGCAGCAGGAACATCTTCCATAACGCTTAGAACATAGACCCCATCATATGTTACTTTCACTTCTTGTCCAGCAGCTTTGTAGGCAACTTGGATTGCGTTGTTTTTTGATTCATTCATCATTTGCATTTGACGAACATTATATTCTTCATCGGTTTCGTCTTCGTACTTGATTTCGCTATCTTTTTCGAGTTCATGGTAGGGAAGAAATTTTGCCGTCATATATGTATAAATGTTAGCTTTTCCCATGGCAATCGTGACTAGACTTAGCGATCCGTCTTTATTATTAGGATGGTCCTCAACCGTAACGAGTGGTGCAAGTTCCTCGGTTCCTCCAGGTTTTGAAATATAGTACGGAACTGGAATAAAAAAGCCAGCTATAATAATTAGCAACAGCACTATCGCCGTTATTTTTTTCCACTCTTTACGCATTTTTCTGTCCATCTCCTACTTATTAAATTTTGCTTGAATTGCTTGATTTACGATATCTGGAACTAGTTCGCTAATATCACCTTGATACTGCGCAACTTCTTTAACCATACTAGAGCTTAAAAATGAATATTTCGTATTAGTCATTACGAAAAAAGTTTCAATTGTGGCATTTAGCGTCCGGTTCATGGAAGCGATTTGCATTTCATATTCAAAGTCACTAACCGCTCTTAGCCCCCTAACAATTGCCGTTGCCCCGCGCATAGCAGCATAATCAACCGTTAAACCGCTGGCGCTCTCGACTTGAACATTCGGCAAATGAGCAGTCACTTGTTTAATCATTTCCATACGCTCTTCTACATTAAAAAGCGGTTTTTTAGATGAATTATTTAAAACAGATACATACAATACGTCAAAAATTTTCGCTGCACGTTCAATGATGTCCAAATGTCCGTTTGTAATTGGATCAAACGTTCCTGGGATGACTGCAATTTTTTCTTCCATCTCTACGCCTCCTGAAATTCAAATATGGATAAAACGGTAATTCCATATGAAACGGCTTTAATTTTAACGAAATTTCCAACTGTATCTGGCATAATCGCTTCTTTGTCGTGTTCACAAATGATTCTGCCGTTTTCACTCACTAATGCTAATTTTTCCAGTTGTAAAAGTAACTTTTCTAATTGTTGTTTTTTATAAGGCGGATCTAAAAAAACTAAATCAAATTTCCATTCGTTTTTGTGGAGTAGTTTGAGTGCTCGTTCGGCTTCATTCCGATAAACTTCTGCTCGATCAGTAAAATGGCAACTTTCTAAATTTAAGCGAATCGTTTTAATTGCTGCTTGAGCTTGGTCAATAAAAACAGCTCGCTCGGCACCTCTACTTAATGCTTCAATCCCAAGACCGCCACTACCAGCAAATAAATCAAGAACGACATCCCCATCAAAAAATGGTCCAATAATGGAAAATAACGATTCTTTTACTTTGTCTGTTGTTGGTCTAGTATTATTTCCTGGAACAGCTTTCAATGCATGTCCTTTACGTTCTCCTGCAATGACTCTCATCTTTTTTCGCACAACCTTTACTTCAATGTCTTTTTTACTTTATCATAAATAGGTACAAAAAAACAGCAAGACTAGTTAAAATAGCCTCGCCGTAATAATTAAATACTGATTTGTACGTCTTCATTTTTATGTTCATACATTAGTTCTTTTTTGGATTCGTATTCTGTTTTTAAGAATGGACGGAAAGACATTTCCACGCGTTTCACATAATGAAATCTGGAAACTTTGTTGGAGATATCTTCTACTTCCGCCATATCACAATATAAAACCGCATATTTTAGTTTACGCGATACGTAATGAACATTGCCGAATCGTTTCAAAGATCTAACTTGTTTTAAATGATTCATCCAAACGACGATTGCCTGTCTGTCATTTTCCATTGTTTAAGCCCCTTCTTTTTAGAATAACCATTACGCTGAACAACCGCAGCCTCCCCCGCTGCCACAACTTCCACTTGAACAAGCAGATTTTGTTTCGAAAAACGGATTACCAGTTGGTACTTTGATATTGTCCGAAACGGCACTTGCCAGTAGTAAACTGATTTCGTCAAGTAAAGACTGTAAATCCATCTCTGCCCGGCGATATGCTGCCACGTTTTGGTCCATGTCGACTTCGCGTTTATAAGCACGAGTTTTTCTAGTTACTTCTTTATAGTCAGGATGATACCGGCCGAACCGCTGTACTTCCTCATATTGTTCTTTTATTCGTATAAACTGACGAATATTTTTTTGGCTTGTTGGATCATCCAATAATGTTTGTTTAGCGCGCTTATAATTTTGCGCTTCCTCGGAGTCTAGAATCATGCCAGCAAGCTCATCTGATAAGTCGAGTAGCGCCATATTTTCCATTGTAGCGAGCATCTAGCCACCTCCATATTACTTGCTTGTTTTATTATACCATATAACCATTATTTAATAATAAAATTTTGCGTATAGTATTTTTGATACGTCCCCGCTCCCATGTAGGTATACGTACCATCTAGTAAATTATCACGATGACCCTTGGAATTTAGCCACCCTTCCACCGCTGCAGCACTATCAACATAATTAAAAGCGATATTTTCTCCCGCTTTTGTATATTTGACATTACCAGTTTTTAGTCGATTGCTTAAATCACCCTTCGTTGGAGAATTGTGGTCGAAATAGTCGTTTTCCTTCATATCCACACTATGTCCGTAAGCAACTTTTGCAACTTCTTCGTCCCAAGCAACTTCTTCCACACCATAACGATCACGAATAACATTAGTAATTTCTAGCACTTGTTTACTTGAAGCATCGTCAATTTTATTCCAATCTTCTGGAGAAAGTTTTTCTTCATAAATCTCGCCTTGATATGATAATTCATAAGGTCGCATTTTGATGAAAGATAGTTTATTCAAGTAACGTACACTTACTAATTTTGCTTTAAATTTATCAAAATTAAGTTGCGCATAAACCCCGCTTCCAATATTTATAATTGGTCGCGCATTTAAGTCTTCTTCTGAAAGTTCGAATTTATAATAACTATCTTTATAATTAAATGATATTTCGGATTGTAAATTAGCATCTGTAAATACTTTTTCGGCAGACATTCCGATAGTATATGGCATAACATTCAAATCTTGTCCAAGCGCATAAATCGTTTGAACTGTATTATTTGTTACACCTACTTGCATGTAACTAGTCCCTGGTTGATTATAAATATAATTATCGTAACCATATGCTGACTTATCAACGCGCACAGGGTCGCCAAATTCTTTTGTTACTTCTTTAATATTTTTATTAATAAATCTTGCTAAGCTAGAGCTATCTTCCACTTGTTTAGGATTTTCATTTGTTGTTTTTTTATTGTCAGGAAAATTTGATTTGGTAGCAGTATCTTCTGCGGTGTTTTTTTCAACTGATTTACTAAAAAATAGATCTGTGTTATATCCAATGAATAGGCAAATGATTAATAGCACAGCTACTCGCATAATAAATTTCACATTTTGCCCTCCCCGGCATTATTTTTGTATTCTCTTGGTGTAACTTCCATTTTACCAATTCTAGTATCATTTGAAAAGTTTTAAAACCAAAAAAAACAATTACAGAAGCGCGCTGCAAAAACTGCACTGCTCCGTAATTGTTTTAGCTTTATAGAAAAATTGATATTACTACCATTGCAACGAACAAAATCGTCATATAGTTTAATGAATATACGAACATCCATTTAGCCCATTTAATACTGTCTTCCATTTTAAAACCGTAAATGCTAAGTGCTAGCCAGCCGATGTTCAATAGAGTAGCTAAAATAACATAAACAATTCCTAAGTCAAACATGAAAAACGGTAAAATAGTTAATAAGATAACCCAGAAAAACATACTTTTTTTCGTGCGCTCAATACCTTTTACAACTGGTAGCATTGGAATTCCAGCAGCAGCGTATTCTTCTTTCCGCTTAATTGCAATAGCGTAGAAATGCGGTGGTTGCCAGCAAAACATTACTAGGAATAACATAATTGGCACGATGCTAAAACTCGGCTCAACAGCAAACCAACCAATAAGTGGCGGTACAGCCCCTGAAAAACTACCAATAATCGTATTACTCACTAATTTTCTTTTTGCATAAAGTGAATAAACGACGACATACAAAAAGACACCGATAACGCCAAGCAGACCTGCTTGCCAAGTCGTCATAAAGAGCATAATTGTTCCAACAAGACCTAACACAATAGCGACCATTAACGCACGTTTTCCAGAAATTTTCCCTGTCATTGTTGGTCTGTTTTTAGTTCGTTCCATAATTCCATCAATATCCCGGTCGATGACATTGTT from the Listeria seeligeri serovar 1/2b str. SLCC3954 genome contains:
- a CDS encoding MDR family MFS transporter, yielding MFRELHPNIRARILIQFLSKIIGSMIFPFLAIYFTMEINSSVAGVLLLINVFVQFVAGIYGGHLADVIGRRKLMITGEVLKVFAFLGMVLCNSPFFHSPWITFAMLLIIGVAQGLVNPAGEAMLIDVSTPENRAFMYSISYWANNLSMLIGIMVGGWFFVDYLFPLLVALLIMSFVTAWLTIILISETLELKVVPEKGSYGLLEMFKSYGQVLHDYRFLLYTIGGIAVMSIEYQRGNYISVRLAEDFQHFLVNFGPLGEVNLNGVQIVSVLTAVNTLFIVLFTVPIARWVTKRAQQPIMYVGFSLFAIGFAVCAFANSLIVLLIATAVLSIGELLYVPTRQTILATIVDDNKRGAYMAFNGIIFQIGKMIGSVSLVFAPFIGKYGMGIFTIALGIVAIGFSAVALKSGFEKVWIK
- a CDS encoding SgrR family transcriptional regulator, whose translation is MDKDYFIMRAYLYNVTPDLQTAFKLSNLANIWFCTSKNAKRKLQQYQSKNILHYAPGLGRGNLSKVTFPKPLEEEVLNALKKSLAEESFSDILFLSQLPIPKSWFASISNEIQQLFGLQITENQQEILRSIIRRKLTTLDPLQTSVSLEAFLLTQIGDTLVKYDKSTDKVIAHIAHHWKTSADYREWTFYLRKSVLFHHGRTLDSADVKFTLLRAKQPQSVSFWQMQDIQTIDCTNKFTLTIRLKKPDPFFIRYLCSSNMAILPRDETFDEYKWISTGPFRMAERSDERLILEAFDGYFLTRPLLDRVEFWTVENSQAIQTTPIQFTSVDYEENPAYVEHRKIGVGVNFLCFNGHRNGVAQHKAFREAIYHLLDCQKARDELFENYGTVASNYYPEKSIIPEKHPEKIPALLKKANYQGEKVIFGTTQHPLALQATKWICNMAAKFEIHLVPKIITHKEASYSTMPEDETDMMMMGEIPSSDGEVAYLDFLNNPFLLPQHLLTAETLAEITTRLEKMKLEKDAVKRDALRTNIDRWLTENYHLIYLHHPERSQSLHSMIKGISENPYGYFDLSKVWIETKPSITS
- a CDS encoding DUF3397 domain-containing protein, which gives rise to MFDWLTNSTAIIIILPVIVFILSMFISGLWMRKSQRRIMFAADMSTLFLIIAVHFFMIVLFEHSFLLYILLFLFTLGIVIVLIAAKKEGEIQFKKIIRGYWRLCFFLFALLYVGLYLYGIIYSLIMML
- a CDS encoding 2-dehydropantoate 2-reductase — translated: MGNQIKIGIIGAGAMGLLYAANLAEKADLTLFTRREEQANALKQKGISLIDNGTTKTIHINAVVVTDTAALSKQQLLIVAVKQYSLLEILPLLQAVPIETPMLFIQNGAGHLENLPLLGEKRTILVGISEHGAGRENDTTVVWRGHGRTKYSVYQGELDGSLENWLNSVPDFPVEQHVNYLEIIQEKLFINAVINPLTAVLGVRNGELLKNPEWHKLLDLLVEEMETVLPVQNGALKVREICRVTANNFSSMALDKKHGRKTEIDGIVLPILEKAEREGKTLPTLRTLYHIIKGLEGESNV
- the rpmF gene encoding 50S ribosomal protein L32, with amino-acid sequence MAVPFRRTSKAKKRKRRTHVKLQLPGMNECSNCGEYRLSHHVCPECGQYDGKDVANS
- a CDS encoding YceD family protein, which produces MKWSISQLKKYRDSNFTINEKADLKKFFQENNIDVRDASPVEVTGELIVHPEEVVANLTMKGEWTLPCARTLEDVVYPYEVHATETFVKSKEQVLDESWHVMEQDMVDLTPVVEELLLVEIPMQVFSEEALVIDKLPRGTEWEMKTEEADLLDKIAKEPKVDPRLAGLANFFDEKKED